The Candidatus Poribacteria bacterium DNA segment TTGAGCAAATCGTGTTCAACGGGGAAATCGATCGGGTGATCTCCTTCGAGATCTTCGGCGAGATGGACATAGACGGTGAAAGTAGACGCTATAGATACCTTATCGAGTTAGAGGGTGACCGCTTTGGAGGTTGCTTTAACAGGAAAGAACTTTTCCTGTTGCTTCAAGATGATGAATGGCAGAAGATTCTTGAATTTCCGACAGATCAAGGAACCGCCGTTGAGAGAAGTCTTGAAAGCGCTGACCCTTGGAGAGATATGGTTTTCAGGTAGTATAGGAGGAGTTCCTTGAAGATAGCCCTATTTGTCGAGGGGTTGGAGAATACCTAAGTGCTGGGGGCAAAATTAGAATTTCCCCATCCTCAACATTAGAATGCAGGCCGAAGGAGGTTATGAGGTCTCTCTTTAGAAAAGCAGGCAGATCTTTTCGTCCCACACACGATAATCCTAAGATCGCCCTGAAGATTGATATCAACAAGGCGATGCGGCATAATAGAAGTTTCTCTGAATTTCGGGATCTGATAGAGGATCCCTGAATCCGAGGTGTTTGAGGATGAGTGATATGAGAGCTGATAAAGTTAGGGTTCGTATAGCTCCCGCTCCCACGGGACATATGCATCTGGGAAACGCCAGAACCGCCCTCTTCAACTGGCTCTTTGCGAGACATCACGGCGGGAAGTTCATCCTTCGTATAGATGACACGGACGAAGAGCGCTCCTCCGAGGAGTCCATAAAGGCCATCCTCGACGCACTGAGATGGTTGAAGATGGATTGGGATGAGGGACCTGAGGTGGGAGGGCCATATGGGCCTTATATCCAGTCACAGAGGATAGATATCTACAGGCGATACGCCCGTAAGCTCGTGGAGGATGGCAGGGCCTATTATTGCTACTGCACAAGGGAGGAGCTGGCCGCCGAGAGGGAGGAGGCGCGTAAGCAAGGCAAGCCCTTCAAATATTCGGGCAGATGCAAAGGGTTGACCGATGAGGAGAGGAGGAGGTTCGAATCTGAGGGAAGGGTCCCCACCATAAGGCTTAACCTCGAGGCGGCGTGGGATTCCTCTGAGGGGAAGATCGTCGTCGACGACCTTGTGCTGGGCGAGGTCGAATTCAAACTGAGCGCCTTCGACGATTTCATAATCCTCAAATCCACCGGTATGCCCGTCTACAACTTCGCCACCGTCATAGATGACCATCTCATGCGGATAACCCACGTCATACGGGCGTCGGAACACCTTTCAAACACGCCCAAACAGATTCTGATCTACAAGGCGTTAGGGGTCAAGCCACCGCTTTTCGCCCACGTGCCGATGGTCTTGGGAAGCAGCAAGGGAGAGAAGCTCAGCAAACGTCACGGCGCCGTCTCTGTGGAGTGGTATCGGGATGAGGGATATCTCCCGGAAGCCATGATAAACTTCCTGGTCAGGCTCGGATGGTCGTATGACGATAAGGAGGAGATCTTCTCCCTGGACGATCTGATAGAGAAATTTGATCTCAACAGGGTCGGCAAAAGCGGCAGCGTCTTCGACATCAAGAAGCTCAACTGGCTTAACGGCAAATACATAATGATGATGTCGCTCTCCGAGAGGACAGACGCCGTCATTCCCTTCCTGGAGAGAGAGGGGCTGATCAGGAGGGAGGAGATCACCCCGCAGAGACGAAAGTGGCTGGAGAGGATGGTGGAGGCCGTGGGAGATAGGATGACCAAGCTCTCGGACATAGTAACCTACACATCCTATCTCTTCGTGGAGGAGATCGA contains these protein-coding regions:
- a CDS encoding AAA family ATPase; its protein translation is MPINRIVIKNYKSLEDLSLDLKRFMVFIGPNNAGKSNLFDGLSFLSDLVKSDLGVIRQRGRFEQIVFNGEIDRVISFEIFGEMDIDGESRRYRYLIELEGDRFGGCFNRKELFLLLQDDEWQKILEFPTDQGTAVERSLESADPWRDMVFR
- a CDS encoding glutamate--tRNA ligase; this encodes MRADKVRVRIAPAPTGHMHLGNARTALFNWLFARHHGGKFILRIDDTDEERSSEESIKAILDALRWLKMDWDEGPEVGGPYGPYIQSQRIDIYRRYARKLVEDGRAYYCYCTREELAAEREEARKQGKPFKYSGRCKGLTDEERRRFESEGRVPTIRLNLEAAWDSSEGKIVVDDLVLGEVEFKLSAFDDFIILKSTGMPVYNFATVIDDHLMRITHVIRASEHLSNTPKQILIYKALGVKPPLFAHVPMVLGSSKGEKLSKRHGAVSVEWYRDEGYLPEAMINFLVRLGWSYDDKEEIFSLDDLIEKFDLNRVGKSGSVFDIKKLNWLNGKYIMMMSLSERTDAVIPFLEREGLIRREEITPQRRKWLERMVEAVGDRMTKLSDIVTYTSYLFVEEIEYAKDGIKWLSREHVPGMLREVRDVLADVDPFDAEHIERALREYIERSGIKPIQVMQPIRVALTGKTVGPGLFDVIELMGKERVLGRLERGAREALNLRQAEA